From a single Vitis vinifera cultivar Pinot Noir 40024 chromosome 18, ASM3070453v1 genomic region:
- the LOC100251044 gene encoding disease resistance protein RUN1: MAFANPQSQRASSSSSSISTGGWNYDVFLSFMGEDTRHNFTDHLYRALNRKGIRTFRDAEELRKGEEIAPELLKAIEKSRICLIILSKNYARSRWCLEELVKIMERRQSMGQLVFPIFYHVDPSDVRRQTGSYEQAFERHERNPDQIQRWRGALTVVANINGWYLQDGSEALVIEEITSTICRSLNRELLHVEKNLVGMDCPRASSSSSCTSIGPWDYEVFLSFKGKDTSHNFTDNLYISRLVLVILSHNYARSNWCLEELVRIMECREEMGKIVFPVFYHVDPSHVRNQKGSYGEAFAYHERNGFGHQTQRWRAALREVGSLSGWHVHDWSEADYIEDITHVILMRFSQKILHVDKKLIGMDYRLDQLEENFPQIIDLLSNDVRMVGIYGFGGIGKTTIAKVLYNQISAQFMIASFIANVREDSKSRGLLHLQKQLLQDIFPRRKNFISNVDEGIHMIKDRLCFKKVLLVLDDVDDLNQLEALAGDHNWFGLGSRIIVTTRDKHLLEVHEMDALYEAKKLDHKEAVELFSWNAFKQNHPKEDYEIVTNSVVHYVNGLPLGLKVLGSFLYGKTIQQWKSELHKLEREPNREIQCVLMRSYDELDRTQKQIFLDVACFFNGEDKDFVTRILDACNFFAESGLRVLGDKCLISIIDNNIWMHDLLRHMGRGIVGQKFPEDPGKWSRLCYPEVVSRVLTRKMGTKAIKGILFNLSIPKPIHITTESLEMMKNLRLLKIYLDHESFSTREDNKVKLSKDFEFPSLELRYLYWQGYPLESLPSSFFVEDLVELDMRYSSLTQLWENDMLLEKLNTIRLSCSQHLIEIPDISICAPNLEKLILDGCSSLLILHPSIGKLSKLILLNLKNCKKLSSFPSIIDMKALEILNFSGCSGLKKFPDIRGNMDHLLELHLASTAIEELPSSIGHITRLVLLDLKRCKNLKSLPTSICRLKSLEYLFLSGCSKLENFPEVMVDMENLKELLLDGTSIEGLPSSIDRLKGLVLLNMRKCQNLVSLPKGMCKLTSLETLIVSGCSQLNNLPRNLGSLQRLAQLHADGTAITQPPESIVLLRNLQVLIYPGCKILAPTSLGSLFSFWLMHRNSSNGVGLRLPSSFFSFRSFTNLDLSDLKLIEGAIPNDICSLISLKKLDLSRNNFLSIPAGISQLTNLKDLRLGHCQSLIIIPELPPSIRDVDAHNCTALFPTSSSVCTLQGLQFLFYNCSKPVEDQSSDQKRNALQRFPHNDASSSASVSSVTTSPVVRQKLLENIAFSIVFPGSGIPEWIWHQNVGSFIKIELPTDWYNDDFLGFVLCSILEHLPERIICRLNSDVFYYGDFKDIGHDFHWKGDILGSEHVWLGYQPCSQLRLFQFNDPNDWNYIEISFEAAHRFNSSASNVVKKCGVCLIYAEDLEGIHLQNRKQLKSRGCNVVERSSDRDGLHGSGMDSSSSGSSQGASNSPTLKLKRKRPQE, translated from the exons ATGGCTTTTGCAAACCCTCAAAGTCAAAGAgcgtcttcttcttcatcttctattTCTACTGGTGGATGGAATTACGATGTTTTCTTGAGCTTTATGGGTGAAGATACCCGCCATAATTTTACAGATCATCTCTACAGAGCTTTGAATCGGAAAGGGATTCGTACCTTTAGAGATGCTGAAGAGCTACGAAAAGGAGAAGAGATTGCACCAGAACTTTTAAAAGCTATTGAAAAGTCAAGGATTTGTCTCATAATTCTCTCGAAAAACTATGCCCGTTCTAGGTGGTGCCTGGAAGAACTGGTAAAGATCATGGAGCGGCGACAGTCTATGGGACAATTAGTTTTTCCGATTTTCTACCACGTGGACCCATCCGATGTGCGAAGACAGACTGGGAGTTATGAACAAGCATTTGAAAGGCATGAAAGAAACCCAGACCAGATACAGAGGTGGAGGGGAGCGTTGACGGTGGTGGCCAATATTAATGGATGGTATTTACAGGATGg GTCTGAGGCACTTGTTATCGAGGAGATTACTTCCACTATTTGCAGGAGTTTAAACCGGGAGCTGTTACATGTTGAAAAGAACCTCGTGGGCATGGATTGTCCTAGGGcgtcctcttcttcttcttgtacttCTATTGGTCCATGGGATTATGAAGTTTTCTTGAGCTTTAAGGGTAAAGATACCAGCCACAACTTCACGGATAATCTCTATATC TCAAGGTTGGTTCTTGTAATTCTCTCGCACAACTATGCTCGTTCCAACTGGTGTTTGGAAGAACTGGTGAGGATAATGGAGTGCAGGGAAGAAATGGGAAAGATAGTTTTTCCAGTTTTCTATCATGTGGATCCTTCCCATGTGCGAAATCAGAAGGGCAGCTATGGAGAAGCATTCGCTTATCATGAAAGAAATGGGTTTGGCCACCAGACACAGAGGTGGAGGGCAGCTTTGAGGGAAGTGGGCAGTCTTTCTGGATGGCATGTACATGATTG GTCTGAGGCAGATTATATTGAGGATATTACTCATGTTATTTTGATGAGATTTAGTCAAAAAATCTTACATGTTGATAAGAAGCTCATCGGGATGGATTATCGTTTAGACCAATTGGAAGAAAATTTTCCTCAGATTATAGACCTATTATCAAATGATGTTCGCATGGTTGGGATTTATGGATTCGGAGGAATTGGTAAGACAACCATTGCCAAAGTCTTATATAACCAAATTTCCGCTCAATTCATGATTGCTAGCTTTATTGCTAATGTCAGAGAGGACTCCAAAAGTCGAGGTCTACTTCATTTACAAAAGCAACTCCTTCAAGATATTTTTCCAAGAAGGAAGAACTTTATAAGCAACGTTGATGAAGGGATCCATATGATAAAAGATAGATTATGCTTTAAAAAGGTCCTCCTTGTGCTTGATGATGTTGATGATTTGAATCAACTGGAAGCCTTAGCTGGTGATCATAATTGGTTTGGTTTAGGAAGTAGAATTATTGTAACAACCAGAGATAAGCATTTGTTGGAGGTGCATGAAATGGATGCATTATATGAGGCTAAGAAATTAGATCACAAGGAAGCTGTTGAACTCTTTAGTTGGAATGCGTTTAAACAGAACCATCCCAAAGAAGATTATGAAATAGTTACAAACTCTGTGGTACATTATGTTAATGGTCTTCCGTTAGGTCTTAAAGTTTTGGGTTCTTTCCTATATGGCAAGACAATACAACAATGGAAAAGTGAATTGCATAAACTAGAACGGGAACCTAACCGAGAAATTCAATGTGTGCTTATGAGAAGTTATGATGAATTAGATCGCACACAAAAGCAAATATTCCTAGATGTTGCTTGCTTCTTTAATGGAGAGGATAAAGATTTTGTTACAAGAATCCTAGATGCTTGCAACTTCTTTGCAGAGAGTGGACTACGAGTCCTTGGTGATAAGTGCCTCATAAGTATTATAGACAACAACATATGGATGCATGATTTGTTACGACATATGGGACGTGGCATTGTTGGACAAAAATTTCCTGAAGACCCTGGAAAATGGAGCAGATTGTGTTATCCTGAGGTTGTAAGTCGTGTGTTGACAAGAAAAATG GGAACAAAGGCAATTAAAGGGATACTCTTCAACTTGTCTATACCAAAGCCGATACACATTACTACTGAATCCTTGGAGATGATGAAGAATCTTAGGTTGCTCAAAATCTATTTGGATCATGAATCTTTTTCTACAAGGGAGGATAATAAAGTAAAGTTGTCCAAAGACTTTGAATTTCCTTCTTTAGAGCTAAGATATCTCTATTGGCAAGGATATCCTTTGGAATCTTTGCCATCAAGTTTTTTTGTGGAGGACCTTGTAGAACTTGATATGCGTTATAGCAGCTTAACACAACTTTGGGAAAATGACATG CTTCTTGAAAAGTTAAATACTATCAGACTGAGTTGCTCTCAACACCTCATTGAAATTCCAGACATCTCAATTTGTGCACCCAATCTAGAGAAACTAATTCTTGATGGTTGTTCAAGTTTGCTTATACTTCACCCGTCTATTGGAAAGTTGAGCAagcttattttattgaatttgaaaaactgCAAAAAGCTTAGCAGTTTTCCTAGCATCATCGACATGAAAGCGCTTGAAATTCTTAATTTCTCTGGCTGCTCAGGGCTTAAGAAGTTTCCAGATATTCGAGGTAACATGGACCATTTATTGGAGCTTCATTTGGCTTCAACTGCTATCGAGGAACTTCCCTCCTCAATTGGGCATATCACTAGACTTGTTTTATTGGATCTGAAAAGGTGCAAAAATCTTAAGAGTCTTCCCACGAGTATTTGTAGGTTGAAATCCCTTGAATATCTGTTTCTTTCTGGCTGTTCAAAACTAGAGAATTTTCCAGAAGTAATGGTGGATATGGAAAACTTGAAAGAGCTTCTTTTAGATGGAACATCTATAGAAGGGCTACCCTCATCAATTGACCGTCTAAAAGGCCTCGTTTTATTGAATATGAGGAAATGCCAAAACCTTGTGAGTCTTCCAAAAGGCATGTGTAAATTGACATCTCTTGAAACACTCATTGTCTCTGGTTGTTCACAATTGAACAATTTGCCGAGGAACCTCGGGAGCCTGCAACGTCTAGCACAGCTCCATGCAGATGGAACTGCTATAACTCAACCACCTGAGTCAATTGTTCTCTTGAGAAACCTCCAAGTATTGATCTATCCTGGATGTAAAATATTAGCACCTACCTCTTTGGGGTCACTCTTTTCATTCTGGTTAATGCATAGAAACAGTTCAAATGGGGTCGGTTTGCGCTTGCCTTCTAGTTTTTTTAGTTTCAGGTCCTTCACAAATTTAGATCTAAGTGACCTCAAACTAATAGAAGGAGCAATCCCCAATGATATTTGCTCCTTAATCTCATTGAAGAAATTAGATCTAAGcagaaataattttctaagtATACCTGCTGGCATCAGTCAACTTACAAATCTAAAAGACCTCAGATTGGGGCATTGCCAGAGTCTCATAATAATTCCAGAGCTTCCACCAAGTATCCGAGACGTAGATGCACACAATTGCACTGCCCTTTTTCCAACCTCATCCAGTGTATGCACATTGCAGGGGTTACAGTTCCTATTCTATAATTGTTCCAAACCAGTTGAGGACCAATCCAGTGATCAAAAGAGAAATGCATTACAAAGATTTCCACATAATGACGCGTCTTCCTCTGCTTCTGTTTCCTCTGTAACTACCTCACCTGTTGTGAGGCAGAAATTGCTTGAAAATATTGCATTTAGTATTGTTTTTCCTGGCAGTGGAATTCCCGAGTGGATCTGGCATCAGAATGTGGGATCGTTTATAAAAATAGAGCTGCCTACAGATTGGTACAATGATGACTTCTTAGGATTTGTTCTCTGCTCTATTCTTGAACATCTCCCTGAGAGAATTATATGTCGATTGAATTCTGATGTTTTTTATTATGGAGACTTCAAAGACATTGGTCATGATTTCCATTGGAAAGGAGACATTCTTGGGTCAGAACACGTCTGGTTGGGTTATCAACCATGTTCCCAGTTGAGGTTGTTTCAATTCAATGACCCCAATGACTGGAATTACATTGAGATTTCTTTTGAAGCAGCCCACAGATTCAACTCAAGTGCATCCAATGTGGTGAAGAAGTGTGGGGTATGTCTTATATATGCAGAAGATCTTGAAGGAATCCATctacaaaatagaaaacaacttaAGAGTAGGGGATGTAATGTAGTCGAGAGAAGCAGTGACAGAGATGGACTCCACGGAAGTGGAATGGACTCTAGTTCTAGTGGTAGCAGTCAGGGGGCCTCTAACAGTCCCACGCTCAAGCTCAAGCGCAAACGCCCTCAAGAATGA